The following are from one region of the Terriglobia bacterium genome:
- the pilQ gene encoding type IV pilus secretin PilQ — MRLKQLLGILFLLLILSAMAAGAGSQLTAISVTGQGQASTVILHASGAFTHTEYRPVDQTLLVDLAGVAPGTLKDTAKAVNLPGVVSYRVLGYTGNSGAEVTRVEITLSPGAVVNVSEIARGVQLRVTGAASAAAEASELPKFVPAAAKTSAAAKPAAHAAAHPVLVRKISVVRGKTGMEVEISASAPLTPKLMKLTAPDRLVVDLLNAIPAGHPGTIMVNGAEVKSVRMGRFQQDPPVTRVVVDLIAPRDCEIVPAGNRLVLKLRAQQSAVADPASQPAAAAAAPPPAAEAPKPVTEAMIVPAAMKTMVEPVKPQVAADVVMVEPKFTTKPAEAELDPKAVAQAAAQVVAKNAPDPHSDAALLPAPSAALGAPATNLAAQQQQQMQRAAQAPAQPGQRYTGEPISVNLKDVDLKDFFRLIHEISGLNIVLDPNVRGSLTLVLDDVPWDQALDIVLQNNGLDRRLEGNVLRIATRETFTKEAESRRAQAEALALAVDKVQVTHFLSYAQATAIMPIVKKFLSQRGDVIADPRTNALIITDIPSTIPEIQRIMSQLDRKTQEVEIEARVVSATRNFARDIGVQLGFGWGNSPTAVGGAGAVGTSPLLVTLPGGQIPNYFATAGAIPLFSNLPAVGPTSGISFSNATANYRVDAILTMAESRGLLKILSRPRVVTQNNIGATMKQGVKIPVVTAAQLGGPPTTTYVDAELRLQVTPQITVENTIFLNVDVENTTPDFSRQVQGNPTLLTQQATTQVLVTDGGTVVIGGVIQTSNSVSVFQVPLLGDIPILGNLFKRRSVSTQTQELIFFITPKIVQT, encoded by the coding sequence ATGAGGCTGAAGCAACTGCTGGGTATTCTCTTTCTGCTGCTCATTCTGAGCGCGATGGCGGCCGGCGCCGGATCGCAACTGACCGCCATCAGCGTGACCGGTCAGGGGCAGGCGTCCACCGTCATCCTGCACGCGAGCGGTGCCTTCACACACACCGAGTATCGTCCGGTAGACCAGACGCTGCTGGTCGACTTGGCGGGCGTGGCGCCGGGCACGCTCAAGGACACGGCCAAGGCGGTGAACCTGCCGGGCGTGGTTTCCTATCGCGTGCTTGGGTACACCGGCAACAGCGGCGCCGAAGTGACGCGCGTCGAGATTACGTTGAGCCCTGGCGCGGTGGTCAACGTGTCCGAGATAGCCCGCGGTGTGCAGCTGCGAGTAACGGGAGCGGCCAGCGCTGCGGCGGAGGCGTCCGAGCTGCCGAAGTTCGTGCCCGCCGCCGCGAAGACATCCGCAGCGGCCAAGCCCGCGGCCCATGCGGCCGCTCACCCAGTGCTGGTGCGCAAGATCTCGGTGGTGCGCGGGAAAACCGGCATGGAGGTGGAGATTTCCGCCAGCGCTCCGCTTACGCCCAAGCTGATGAAGCTGACCGCCCCCGACCGCCTGGTGGTGGACCTGCTCAACGCGATTCCCGCCGGACATCCGGGCACCATAATGGTCAACGGCGCCGAGGTCAAGTCCGTGCGCATGGGTCGCTTCCAGCAGGATCCTCCGGTGACCCGCGTGGTGGTGGACCTGATCGCGCCGCGCGACTGCGAAATCGTGCCTGCGGGCAACAGGTTGGTGCTGAAACTGCGCGCGCAACAATCCGCGGTAGCGGATCCGGCTTCGCAACCGGCTGCCGCCGCAGCGGCACCGCCGCCCGCTGCGGAAGCGCCCAAGCCGGTGACCGAGGCAATGATCGTTCCGGCCGCGATGAAGACGATGGTTGAGCCTGTGAAGCCGCAGGTAGCAGCGGACGTAGTCATGGTCGAACCGAAATTCACAACCAAACCGGCGGAAGCCGAGCTTGATCCCAAAGCGGTCGCGCAAGCGGCTGCTCAGGTGGTCGCCAAGAACGCGCCTGACCCGCATAGCGATGCCGCCTTGCTGCCTGCGCCCAGCGCCGCGCTCGGCGCGCCCGCCACCAACCTGGCCGCGCAACAGCAGCAGCAGATGCAGCGTGCCGCACAAGCGCCCGCCCAACCCGGGCAGCGCTACACCGGCGAGCCCATCTCGGTGAATCTGAAGGACGTGGACCTGAAGGATTTCTTCCGCCTGATTCACGAGATCAGCGGTCTCAACATCGTTCTGGATCCCAACGTGCGCGGCAGCCTGACCCTGGTGCTCGATGACGTACCCTGGGACCAGGCACTCGACATCGTGCTGCAGAACAACGGCCTCGACCGCCGGCTGGAAGGCAACGTGCTCCGCATTGCGACGCGCGAAACCTTCACCAAAGAAGCCGAGTCGCGCCGCGCGCAAGCGGAAGCCTTGGCCCTGGCCGTGGACAAGGTCCAGGTCACGCACTTCCTCAGCTACGCGCAGGCGACCGCCATTATGCCGATCGTGAAGAAATTCCTTTCCCAACGCGGCGACGTGATCGCCGACCCGCGCACCAACGCGCTCATCATCACCGATATTCCCAGCACCATCCCTGAGATCCAGCGCATCATGTCGCAACTGGACCGCAAGACGCAGGAAGTGGAAATCGAAGCCCGGGTGGTTTCCGCAACCCGCAACTTTGCGCGTGACATTGGCGTGCAGCTCGGTTTTGGCTGGGGCAACTCGCCGACGGCAGTCGGCGGCGCCGGCGCGGTCGGAACCAGCCCGCTACTGGTCACTCTGCCCGGCGGGCAGATACCAAACTACTTCGCTACCGCCGGCGCAATCCCGCTGTTCTCGAACCTGCCAGCCGTGGGGCCGACTTCCGGCATCAGCTTCTCGAATGCGACGGCGAACTACCGGGTGGATGCGATCCTCACCATGGCCGAAAGCCGCGGCCTGTTGAAGATCCTCTCCCGGCCTCGCGTGGTGACCCAGAACAACATTGGCGCCACCATGAAACAGGGCGTCAAGATCCCGGTGGTGACCGCAGCGCAGTTGGGCGGCCCGCCTACCACGACCTATGTGGACGCCGAGCTGCGCCTGCAGGTGACGCCGCAGATTACCGTGGAGAACACCATCTTCCTCAACGTGGACGTGGAAAACACCACGCCAGACTTCAGCCGTCAGGTCCAGGGCAACCCGACCCTGCTGACGCAGCAGGCGACAACCCAGGTGCTGGTCACCGACGGCGGCACGGTGGTCATCGGCGGGGTCATCCAGACGTCGAACTCGGTCTCGGTGTTCCAGGTTCCGCTGCTGGGCGACATTCCGATCCTCGGTAACCTGTTCAAGCGCCGCAGCGTCTCCACGCAGACTCAGGAACTGATCTTCTTCATCACTCCCAAGATCGTGCAGACATAA
- a CDS encoding type 4a pilus biogenesis protein PilO, which translates to MAKFSELSAKVQLLILVIVAVALSGAAYWFVYKEIDTSNRALRAQVKAKQDENAALRPYADKKADMERKIVTLKDQLEQMKRIVPDEKEAPQFMEMMQAEARKAGIEIRRYTSKPTAQREFFSEVPFDLELDGPYYSMLHFFENVAHLDRIVNVSGLRMASLRKPGESGVKKQYQYAPGETVAVTCATTTFFSREIAPGAPAAAPAKRR; encoded by the coding sequence ATGGCGAAATTTTCGGAGTTATCGGCGAAGGTGCAATTGCTGATCCTGGTGATTGTGGCCGTGGCCCTGAGCGGAGCGGCGTATTGGTTCGTGTACAAAGAGATAGACACGTCCAACCGCGCCCTCCGGGCGCAGGTCAAGGCGAAGCAGGATGAGAACGCGGCCCTCCGTCCCTATGCCGACAAAAAGGCCGACATGGAGCGGAAGATCGTTACCCTGAAGGATCAACTGGAACAGATGAAGCGCATCGTGCCCGACGAGAAGGAAGCGCCTCAATTCATGGAGATGATGCAGGCGGAGGCGCGCAAGGCCGGCATCGAAATCCGGCGCTATACGTCCAAGCCGACGGCCCAGCGCGAGTTCTTCAGCGAGGTTCCCTTCGACCTGGAACTGGATGGCCCGTACTACTCGATGCTGCATTTTTTTGAGAATGTGGCGCACCTGGATCGCATCGTCAACGTCTCCGGCCTCAGGATGGCGTCGCTGCGCAAGCCCGGCGAGTCAGGGGTCAAGAAGCAATACCAGTATGCGCCGGGCGAGACCGTGGCCGTGACGTGTGCGACGACGACTTTCTTCAGCCGTGAAATCGCGCCGGGGGCTCCCGCAGCCGCTCCGGCCAAAAGAAGGTAG
- a CDS encoding PilN domain-containing protein encodes MIRINLLGVSKSKKGKRSPVAAAAGVGGGGPNILVVLLVVAALAAGGNYIYYSMLQRDAAKLKVQMEEARRENQRLAEIKSKYLELEKQKDLYERRVSVIHQLQANQAGPATLLTTIADTVNKSDAVWLNTMKEDGNNINLDGVALSVDAVAGLMRNLKATGYFKSVEIKESYQDDVAKNLTAFVFTLVCEKQPQQKS; translated from the coding sequence ATGATCCGCATAAACCTGCTGGGTGTGTCCAAATCGAAGAAGGGCAAGCGCAGTCCAGTCGCCGCTGCCGCCGGAGTAGGTGGCGGCGGACCCAACATCCTAGTGGTGTTGCTGGTGGTCGCGGCCCTGGCCGCGGGTGGAAATTATATCTACTACTCGATGCTGCAGCGCGACGCGGCCAAGCTCAAGGTACAGATGGAAGAGGCGAGGCGCGAGAACCAGCGCCTGGCCGAGATCAAGTCCAAGTACCTGGAGTTGGAGAAACAGAAGGATCTGTACGAGCGGCGCGTCAGCGTCATCCACCAGTTGCAGGCCAACCAGGCTGGGCCGGCCACGCTGCTAACCACGATCGCCGACACCGTCAACAAGAGCGATGCCGTCTGGCTCAACACCATGAAAGAGGACGGCAACAACATCAACTTGGACGGCGTGGCGCTGAGCGTGGATGCGGTGGCTGGCTTGATGCGCAACCTCAAGGCGACGGGTTATTTCAAGAGCGTCGAGATCAAAGAGTCCTACCAGGATGACGTGGCTAAGAACCTGACCGCATTTGTCTTCACCCTGGTTTGCGAAAAGCAACCTCAACAGAAGAGTTAG
- a CDS encoding pilus assembly protein PilM: MFGLGGNKTIVGLDIGSSCIKAVELKRSRGGIEVAHLGVEPLASDVVVDSMIMDSPAVASAITKLFSENAIKVKAVATSVSGHSVIVKPISIPTRSEAELDNDIKTEAAQHIPFDIDVVNIDYQLLSEDLSGPQMDIILVAVKKDKILNYTNVLNMAGKTPAVVDIDAFALQNCYEYNYEPAPNTTVALLNIGASVMNINIVKGSKPLFTRDVSVGGHQYTDSLQKELDLSFDDAESLKLGQKVGTVSEDAKAPILQQVTEIIVLEIQKTFDFFRATAAGEHIERIYLAGGSSKVTGLMEALRQEFSLPVEVLNPFARISYAEGTPAAELIGQNAGQLAVAVGLALRSFDDL, from the coding sequence ATGTTTGGACTGGGTGGAAACAAAACGATCGTCGGGCTCGACATAGGATCCAGTTGCATCAAGGCGGTCGAGCTGAAGCGGTCCCGTGGCGGGATCGAAGTGGCTCATCTCGGAGTCGAGCCGCTGGCCTCCGATGTGGTGGTGGATTCCATGATCATGGACTCTCCCGCCGTGGCCAGCGCCATTACCAAGCTGTTTAGCGAGAACGCTATCAAGGTAAAAGCGGTGGCAACCAGCGTCAGCGGGCACTCGGTCATCGTGAAGCCGATCTCGATTCCCACCCGCTCGGAAGCGGAACTGGACAACGACATCAAGACCGAGGCGGCCCAGCACATCCCCTTTGACATCGACGTAGTCAACATTGACTACCAGTTGCTGTCGGAGGACCTCAGCGGGCCGCAGATGGACATCATCCTGGTGGCGGTGAAGAAGGACAAGATCCTCAACTACACCAACGTGCTGAACATGGCGGGCAAGACGCCCGCGGTGGTGGACATAGACGCCTTCGCGCTGCAGAACTGCTACGAATACAACTACGAGCCGGCGCCCAACACCACCGTCGCCTTGTTGAACATCGGCGCCAGCGTGATGAATATCAATATCGTGAAGGGCAGCAAGCCGCTGTTCACGCGCGATGTCAGCGTCGGCGGGCACCAATACACCGACTCGCTGCAGAAGGAACTCGACCTCAGCTTCGACGACGCGGAATCCCTGAAGCTGGGGCAGAAGGTCGGCACGGTCAGCGAAGACGCCAAGGCCCCCATCCTCCAGCAGGTGACCGAGATCATCGTGCTGGAAATCCAGAAGACCTTTGATTTCTTCCGCGCCACAGCCGCCGGCGAGCACATCGAGCGCATTTACCTGGCCGGCGGTTCTTCCAAGGTGACGGGACTGATGGAGGCGCTGCGCCAGGAGTTCTCGCTCCCGGTGGAGGTCCTCAATCCGTTCGCCCGGATCAGTTATGCGGAGGGCACGCCCGCCGCGGAATTGATTGGCCAGAATGCGGGACAACTCGCGGTTGCCGTGGGATTGGCCCTGAGGAGCTTCGACGACCTATGA
- a CDS encoding helix-turn-helix domain-containing protein, which yields MNIRQASQYLGVSPDTLYKYVYEERIPAFKLGNRWRFKKSKLDQWMEEKSTMRETREKKKPKAARVAAGH from the coding sequence ATGAACATTCGCCAGGCCTCCCAGTATCTGGGCGTAAGTCCGGACACACTCTACAAATACGTGTACGAGGAGAGAATCCCCGCCTTCAAGCTGGGGAACCGCTGGAGATTCAAGAAATCCAAGCTCGACCAGTGGATGGAAGAGAAGAGCACGATGAGGGAGACCCGGGAAAAGAAGAAGCCCAAGGCCGCGCGCGTGGCGGCAGGGCACTAG
- a CDS encoding DUF4412 domain-containing protein, whose protein sequence is MRKPIVTLCFLLMATAHALAGVEFVAQTRSDGGGDVTVHAFVSGSRAKVVFVESDAEIYATGDYMLSPDEGKTLYLVSPATRTYTRYDVQAMMAGMGGMVQGMRGMMKVTFESPKIEKLLEEDGGAIAGLPTRHYRYRTSYAVSMHITGAKKVSTVTEEDIWTTEQLADPALKVWLKRDPPTTGDEQVDNMIRAEMSKVEGFPLKRVTVTRTTDASGERSSRSEMNVLEVKQVRVPESEFALPRGYREVPPKRALEE, encoded by the coding sequence ATGCGTAAGCCCATTGTTACCCTCTGCTTCCTGCTGATGGCAACGGCGCACGCGCTCGCCGGCGTGGAGTTTGTAGCGCAGACGCGCAGCGATGGCGGCGGCGATGTCACCGTGCACGCGTTTGTCAGCGGGTCGCGGGCGAAGGTGGTGTTCGTGGAAAGTGACGCGGAGATCTATGCCACCGGCGACTACATGCTGTCGCCGGACGAGGGCAAGACGCTGTACCTGGTCAGCCCGGCGACCAGGACGTACACCAGGTACGACGTGCAGGCAATGATGGCGGGCATGGGCGGCATGGTGCAGGGTATGCGCGGCATGATGAAAGTCACCTTCGAATCGCCCAAGATCGAAAAATTGCTGGAAGAAGACGGCGGAGCGATCGCGGGGCTGCCGACGCGCCATTATCGCTATCGCACCAGTTATGCGGTGAGCATGCACATCACCGGGGCGAAGAAGGTGTCTACGGTGACGGAAGAAGACATCTGGACGACCGAACAATTGGCCGATCCGGCGTTGAAGGTCTGGCTGAAGCGGGATCCGCCGACGACGGGCGATGAGCAGGTGGACAACATGATCCGCGCCGAGATGAGTAAGGTGGAGGGCTTCCCGCTCAAGCGCGTGACGGTGACGCGCACGACTGACGCCAGCGGCGAACGCAGCAGCCGCAGCGAGATGAATGTGCTGGAAGTGAAACAGGTCAGGGTACCGGAGTCCGAGTTTGCGCTGCCGCGAGGATATCGGGAAGTGCCGCCGAAGAGAGCGTTGGAGGAATAA
- a CDS encoding ABC transporter permease, producing MRLNPLATVGVVLVAIFTVLAIFAPWIAPQDPAHIDLPARLTGPSAAHWFGTDELGRDILSRIIYGARISMLVGSSVVSVALFLGLIVGCIAGYYGGRVDRVVNIVVMNAFLSFPGILLAIAFVAFLGPGMFNLILALSIGGWVGYARLVRAQVLATREREFVEAARALGASDWRVITRHILPNMIQPVIVQAAIGMAGAILAEATMSFLGLGVPPPAASWGSMLNDGRSHLFDAPHLVLFPAVAVMLAVLSFNFIGDALRDFLDPRARIEAGL from the coding sequence ATGCGCCTGAACCCGCTCGCCACCGTGGGGGTCGTCCTGGTCGCCATCTTCACCGTGCTCGCCATTTTTGCCCCTTGGATCGCTCCCCAGGATCCCGCCCACATTGATCTTCCGGCGCGCCTTACCGGCCCATCGGCGGCGCACTGGTTCGGGACCGACGAACTGGGACGCGACATCCTCTCCCGTATCATCTACGGCGCCCGCATCTCCATGCTGGTCGGCTCCAGCGTCGTTTCGGTCGCGCTCTTCCTCGGCTTGATTGTCGGATGCATAGCCGGCTACTACGGTGGGCGCGTGGACCGCGTGGTCAACATCGTGGTGATGAACGCCTTCCTCTCATTCCCCGGCATCCTGCTGGCGATCGCCTTCGTCGCTTTTCTCGGCCCCGGGATGTTCAATCTGATTCTGGCGCTTTCCATCGGCGGATGGGTCGGCTACGCGCGCCTGGTCCGCGCCCAGGTGCTGGCCACGCGCGAGCGCGAATTCGTGGAGGCCGCGCGCGCCCTCGGCGCCAGCGACTGGCGCGTCATCACCCGCCACATCCTGCCCAACATGATCCAGCCTGTCATCGTGCAGGCTGCCATCGGCATGGCCGGCGCCATCCTCGCCGAAGCGACCATGAGCTTCCTCGGTCTCGGCGTTCCGCCTCCGGCTGCCAGTTGGGGCTCCATGCTCAATGACGGCCGCTCGCACTTGTTCGACGCGCCCCACCTGGTCTTGTTCCCGGCCGTCGCCGTGATGCTCGCCGTGCTTTCCTTCAATTTCATCGGCGACGCCCTGCGCGACTTCCTCGACCCCCGCGCCCGCATCGAAGCCGGCTTGTAG
- a CDS encoding DUF1501 domain-containing protein, whose product MSITRRVFLQGGAMAVVGTTVVPAFLQRVAFASERAATGKRKFIVIFQRGAADGLNIVMPHGEASYYAMRPTIAIPRQQVIDLDGFFGLHPAMASFKPLWEQGHLAIVHAAGSPDPTRSHFDAQDYMESGTPGVKSTEDGWLNRALRDRSCVGSESGSGTRLGEPCHAESPFRAVALGSALPRMLAGSAPAVAISNVNNFGVGGRNPQAQPLANTFEAMYDQSVDAVLHGTGQETFDAVKMLKSADPQKYTPAPGANYPREPLGNALRQVAQLMKVDLGVEVAFSDVGGWDHHVNEGSVQGQIAQRVGDLSQAMAALWTDLGNLAEETVVVTMSEFGRTARENGNRGTDHGHANVMFILGGPVRGRRVYGRWPGLAQEQLNEGRDLALTTDFRTVLSEVVYRHLGNRNLGTVFPGFDASPGSFLKCLV is encoded by the coding sequence ATGTCGATCACAAGGAGAGTTTTCCTTCAGGGCGGAGCAATGGCGGTGGTGGGGACGACGGTGGTGCCGGCGTTCCTGCAGCGGGTGGCGTTCGCGTCGGAAAGGGCGGCGACAGGCAAGCGAAAGTTTATTGTCATCTTCCAGCGCGGCGCGGCGGACGGGCTGAACATCGTGATGCCGCACGGTGAGGCGTCCTATTACGCTATGCGACCGACAATTGCGATCCCGCGACAGCAGGTGATCGATCTGGACGGATTTTTCGGCCTGCATCCGGCGATGGCGTCGTTCAAGCCGCTGTGGGAGCAGGGGCATTTGGCGATCGTACACGCCGCCGGTTCGCCCGACCCGACGCGCTCCCACTTCGACGCGCAAGATTACATGGAGTCGGGAACGCCCGGAGTGAAGTCAACCGAGGATGGATGGCTGAACCGCGCGCTGCGCGACCGTTCGTGCGTGGGCAGCGAATCCGGGTCGGGAACACGCCTTGGAGAACCGTGCCACGCCGAGTCACCGTTTCGCGCCGTCGCGCTGGGCAGCGCGCTGCCGCGCATGTTAGCGGGAAGCGCTCCAGCAGTGGCAATCAGCAACGTCAACAATTTTGGGGTCGGCGGGCGGAACCCGCAGGCGCAACCGCTGGCCAACACGTTCGAAGCCATGTACGACCAGTCGGTGGACGCGGTGCTGCACGGCACCGGGCAGGAGACGTTCGACGCGGTGAAGATGCTGAAGTCTGCCGATCCGCAAAAGTACACGCCGGCGCCGGGAGCGAATTATCCGCGCGAGCCGCTGGGCAATGCGCTGCGTCAGGTGGCGCAATTGATGAAGGTGGACCTCGGAGTGGAGGTCGCGTTTTCCGATGTCGGCGGCTGGGATCACCACGTGAATGAAGGCTCGGTGCAGGGGCAGATCGCGCAACGCGTTGGCGACTTGTCGCAGGCGATGGCGGCGTTGTGGACGGATCTGGGGAACCTGGCGGAAGAGACGGTGGTCGTGACGATGTCGGAATTCGGGCGCACGGCGCGCGAGAACGGCAATCGCGGCACCGATCATGGGCATGCGAACGTGATGTTCATCTTGGGCGGTCCGGTGCGCGGAAGGCGCGTGTACGGGCGCTGGCCGGGGCTGGCGCAGGAACAGCTTAACGAAGGCCGCGACCTGGCGCTGACCACGGATTTCCGCACCGTGCTGAGCGAAGTCGTGTACCGCCACCTCGGCAACCGCAACCTGGGCACGGTGTTTCCGGGATTTGACGCGAGTCCGGGATCATTCCTGAAGTGTCTCGTCTAG
- a CDS encoding DUF1800 domain-containing protein has product MQRKHLTILLLVLALGISASVWAGNKKKDKKAAAAVQMQMDARQRALHALNRLTFGPRPGDVDRVMAMGLDKWFERQLHPEKIDDAALEARLAPLRTLRMDARQLVENFPPPQLVKQVAEGRRAMPSDKTERAIYQSQVEKYEQRQEKKAAKLETAGTSQEENPHPVVPNPGPTRVGQPQVGDDLQMTLTEEQKAERREARWQAREQAERIMALPTPDQRMQAILAMDPQQRQMLARALPPEERERLMNSLTPQQREQLMAMNNPQQVIATELMQGKILRATYSERQLDEVMTDFWLNHFNVFIGKGADRYLVTDYERDVIRPHALGKFQDLLMATANSPAMLFYLDNWQSVGPRSPVGMGESPRARNYGGFRRNRPFGGPFGRPFPPPQRRPQQQAKGKKQQRGLNENYARELMELHTLGVDGGYSQKDVTELARVFTGWTIREPRRGGDFEFNERMHEPGTKFVLGHTIKEHGEDEGKEMLKLLAHHPSTAHFISKKLAMRFVSDNPPPTLVNRMAETFLKSDGDIRRVLRTMFDAPEFWAPEAFRAKVKTPLEFVVSAVRASGAEVSNAMPLVQTLNQMGMPLYGAQPPTGYSMKAETWVNSSALLNRMNFALRFTSRRMPGVAFAPERVLGSAEAPSDTSTALARLENTLLAGDVSKQTHETILKHAAEPEITGRILDDPARPPNVGALAGLIFGSPEFQKR; this is encoded by the coding sequence ATGCAACGCAAGCACCTAACAATCCTGCTGCTTGTTCTCGCCCTTGGGATTTCCGCGTCGGTCTGGGCTGGCAACAAGAAAAAAGATAAGAAGGCAGCGGCGGCCGTGCAGATGCAGATGGATGCCCGGCAGCGGGCGCTGCACGCGCTCAACCGCCTGACGTTTGGGCCACGACCGGGCGACGTGGATCGCGTGATGGCGATGGGGCTGGACAAGTGGTTCGAGCGGCAACTGCATCCGGAAAAGATTGATGACGCGGCGCTGGAGGCGCGGCTGGCGCCGTTGCGCACGCTGCGCATGGATGCGCGGCAACTGGTGGAGAACTTCCCTCCTCCGCAGTTAGTCAAGCAAGTGGCGGAGGGACGCCGGGCGATGCCGTCGGACAAGACGGAGCGCGCGATCTACCAATCGCAGGTGGAGAAATACGAGCAGAGGCAGGAGAAGAAAGCGGCGAAGCTGGAGACCGCGGGCACATCGCAGGAGGAAAATCCCCACCCTGTCGTGCCAAACCCGGGCCCGACAAGGGTGGGCCAACCGCAGGTGGGCGACGATCTGCAGATGACGCTGACGGAAGAGCAGAAGGCGGAACGGCGCGAGGCCCGCTGGCAGGCGCGCGAGCAGGCGGAAAGAATCATGGCGTTGCCCACGCCGGATCAGCGCATGCAGGCAATCCTGGCGATGGATCCGCAACAGCGACAGATGCTGGCGCGAGCGCTTCCGCCGGAGGAACGCGAGCGGTTGATGAACTCGCTTACTCCACAACAGCGCGAGCAGTTGATGGCGATGAACAATCCGCAGCAGGTGATCGCCACCGAGCTGATGCAGGGCAAGATTCTGCGCGCGACTTACAGTGAGCGTCAACTCGACGAGGTGATGACCGATTTCTGGCTCAACCACTTCAATGTGTTTATCGGCAAGGGGGCCGACCGATACCTGGTGACGGATTACGAGCGCGACGTCATCCGTCCGCACGCGCTGGGCAAGTTCCAGGATCTGCTGATGGCGACCGCGAACAGTCCGGCGATGCTGTTTTATCTCGACAACTGGCAGAGTGTGGGGCCGCGATCGCCGGTCGGGATGGGCGAATCGCCGCGAGCGAGAAACTACGGCGGCTTCCGGCGAAATCGTCCGTTTGGCGGGCCTTTCGGGCGTCCGTTCCCGCCGCCTCAACGTCGTCCGCAGCAGCAGGCGAAGGGCAAGAAGCAGCAGCGCGGGTTGAACGAAAACTACGCGCGCGAATTGATGGAACTGCACACGCTCGGCGTGGACGGCGGATATTCGCAGAAGGACGTCACGGAGCTGGCCCGCGTGTTTACCGGGTGGACGATCAGGGAACCGCGGCGCGGCGGCGATTTCGAGTTCAACGAGCGCATGCACGAGCCGGGAACGAAGTTCGTGCTCGGACACACCATCAAGGAACACGGCGAGGATGAAGGCAAGGAGATGCTGAAGCTGCTGGCGCATCATCCGTCGACGGCGCACTTCATCTCGAAGAAGCTGGCGATGCGGTTTGTGTCGGACAATCCGCCGCCAACGCTGGTCAACCGCATGGCGGAGACGTTCCTGAAGTCGGATGGCGATATCCGGCGGGTGCTGCGGACCATGTTTGACGCCCCGGAGTTCTGGGCGCCGGAAGCGTTTCGCGCCAAGGTGAAGACGCCGCTGGAATTCGTGGTTTCGGCGGTGCGGGCCAGCGGCGCCGAGGTCAGCAACGCCATGCCACTGGTGCAGACTCTGAACCAGATGGGAATGCCGCTGTACGGCGCGCAGCCTCCAACTGGGTACTCGATGAAGGCAGAGACGTGGGTGAATTCGTCGGCGCTGCTGAACCGGATGAACTTCGCGCTGCGGTTCACCTCGAGACGGATGCCGGGCGTGGCGTTTGCGCCGGAACGCGTGCTGGGTTCGGCGGAAGCGCCCAGCGATACCAGCACGGCACTGGCGCGGCTGGAGAACACGCTGCTGGCGGGCGACGTCTCCAAGCAAACGCACGAGACGATCCTAAAACACGCGGCAGAGCCGGAGATCACCGGTCGCATCCTGGATGATCCTGCGCGGCCACCCAATGTGGGAGCGCTGGCGGGACTCATCTTTGGGTCGCCGGAGTTTCAGAAAAGATAG
- a CDS encoding VWA domain-containing protein, with protein MGRGVGHYRKSHQVVADDVSIAMVSYSDKMEDVVNFSQHSRSDIGQRLLEYVKRHDLPRGNSPLLAAINKAADLLQPAQFGDSIILITDGVESEERERFETVRQRLIAGGIRLFSMLWFDSTPRTEEELSGPVRFERLSEETGGWFIITRVGPDAATAAANGFLTSINENHGLSVQVRLPEPIQEWRKWKLTIVDAKGKPSTKTTLSYPRFLSPCEQRN; from the coding sequence ATGGGCCGCGGTGTTGGCCATTACCGCAAATCTCATCAAGTCGTCGCCGACGATGTTTCCATCGCCATGGTTAGCTATTCGGACAAGATGGAAGATGTTGTCAACTTCTCCCAACACTCGCGAAGCGACATCGGGCAGCGCCTACTGGAATATGTGAAGCGGCATGATCTCCCTCGGGGGAACAGCCCCTTGCTGGCTGCGATCAATAAAGCGGCCGATCTGCTCCAGCCTGCTCAGTTTGGGGATTCCATCATATTGATCACCGACGGTGTAGAAAGTGAGGAGCGCGAGCGGTTCGAAACCGTGCGGCAGAGACTTATCGCTGGCGGAATTCGGCTGTTTTCGATGCTCTGGTTTGATTCTACCCCGAGGACAGAAGAGGAACTGAGCGGCCCCGTCAGGTTCGAACGGCTATCTGAAGAAACTGGCGGTTGGTTCATCATCACAAGGGTTGGCCCCGATGCCGCGACCGCCGCGGCAAACGGCTTTCTTACGAGCATCAATGAGAATCACGGACTCAGCGTCCAGGTGCGGTTACCAGAACCGATACAAGAGTGGCGGAAGTGGAAGCTGACGATCGTCGACGCCAAGGGTAAACCAAGCACCAAGACCACCCTCAGTTATCCTCGGTTCCTGAGCCCCTGCGAGCAGAGGAACTGA